A window of Fusarium fujikuroi IMI 58289 draft genome, chromosome FFUJ_chr10 genomic DNA:
AGACTCTTATTTATAGTCATCTTCGATACCAAGAACCCTCTCAACACGCCAAGGCCACATTTTGTTGCAAGGTCTACAGGAACCCAGATGTCTATGCCTCGGTGAGCATATGCGCGATAACGTCCTCGTATAGTATGGTCAGACAGGGGAACACCAAAGAATGGCTGCATACTAGATTTAAACCTGATgattatacttttaattaatgGGTCTGACTTGTTGGAATACGAGGCTTGACTGACCTTTGATCAATACATGATTCCAAAAGTTCCTTAAACCTTAATAGCAACATCGGTGTTTTACCTTCTGGTACAGGATTGGGTTGTCCATAGGGTGGTTATCCGCGAGTCAGTTCGTAGTCAGTTCTACAGTAGGCTCGAGCATTGATAACGCGGGATCTGAAGCTTATAGGCCGGTTTGCCAGACGCCTAATTACGTTGTTGAATCAGTGTAAATAAGAGTCGGTCAAGCAATCAAGCGTCCCAATTGCGAGGCTGTTTTGAGTGCATGCACAGATTGGGATCTGCCGCTCGGCTTTTCGTAGCGCTATCCACCGTTGAACTCGACGCTAGAACTAAGAACACTGAAGACCCATGATTCATTTACAAATCACGTCAAATAACGCTCGCACCAGTTCTGAAGCTCCAGTTTCGGGCTCTATTAAGAACCCGGAAAGACGTTTGATCAGACCACGTGCTGGCAGCTGCAGGGAATATGTTTACAGGAACCATTGGCGCAATCTTATCCCAGTTTAAAGTTTCGTTATAGTCAAACGCTGCGTCAGCGGAACTGTGAAGTGGAGAAAACTGACTTGGAAACAGGAACTAGCAGGGAAGACTACTCTAGTCTAGATATAAAAGTGCTGCTGCTTGGTACGATATCCGTGCTACAACGGTGTGGCTAGCTTCGTCTGGGAAGATGCGCTAAGTCGGCTTTTGCCGATGGCTGTCTCAAACCCAACCTGTCTATATTCACATCAGGTTAGTTGGTTAGTTAGTCCACAAAGAGCCGGGCCCACCTTCGTAAACTAAAATGGAAAGGCAAGTAAGGCTACTTTAAGCCTATACGCGGGTTCGGTATCGTTTAAGTTGTCACTTGCCTCTTCCGTTATTGGTAGAAGTGAGACACATGATGGATTACGAGACTGGACGGGTAGAGATTTCTAGCCAATGGTAGTGAAGGATTAAGCAACTGTGACTGTACGACCCTTAAACGTATAGCAATCACTGACATGTGCTTTCCAAGCCCTGGCCAAGAATTCCACCTTATTATGAGCTGCCGAGTATGCGGCTTAGGGGCAAGGCATCAGTTAAAGTTCAGGGTTGACCAGAAGGATAATAATATGTACGACATGCATAATTTGTTTTTATTTAGTCTCTAGAGGCAAATGACACTTACCAAAACAGAGAGAGACCGGAGAAATAAACACAGAGGCACAACTAACACGAGCTTTCTAAAACAATCGCTGGTGAATGTGACGATTAGTCAATTTCCCTCGCATAATAGCGAATCAACGCCAAAAGTCAGCCGAGGCATACATCCAGTCTTGTGGCTTTTCCGCTTTTGCTTTTCCGTCACGAGTTTACCACATAAATAACCAGGCTTCGGACTGAAAAATATTTATCCACCATAAAGATTACCTTGTTTTGCAGATCTGATCATTTTCGATTAAGCTTAACCCTACCCCGCTTTGTCTAAATCCCGATGAAGATGTCAATGTGACGATACTGTTGTCCAATCCTTGAAGTTTTATTACAGGCAGATCAGATAATATGTCTATGCATTATGTTGTACTTCGGAAAAGTCAGATTCCTCGAAATTGTAGTCTGGCTGAGGTCTATATGTAACTatcctatttattataatggCAAGTATTTAAGCTATGCAACATCTTGTTAGGCGTTGACGGATAGTACAAGACTCAGCTTTAATTTCTTTCCATGCTCTACCAGCAATCATGCGGTTCTCTCTCCTTGCGCTTAGTTCTTTAGCCAGTACTGCATTTGCCGCAGGCACAAATCTCCCTCAGGGGTGGTTCACTTTCCAGCCCGGTCAGAAGCTCAAACACACAGAGTTCCAAGGCCGTCCACGGTATTTGACATGGATGGCCGACTCTCAAATGCAGCATGGAGTTGAGCCCACTCTGGCTTACACGGTCTCTGCATATTACTCCGGAATCCTTCGAGCCTATGAACGAACCAGAGATAAGAAGTACTTTGACTACGTCAAGCGTGGAGCGGATATCCTTCTGTACCCCGAGCACGATGGCACTGTTCTTATGTATAACAACAGCAACTCTATCGATGATATTCGAATCGGCCATACATTCTTGGATATGTACAATTCAACGGGAGACGAAATTTACAAGAAGGCGGCGACGCACATGCGGAAGCAGATTGACCGCACCGGCCGCACGCCTGACGGAGGTTTCTACCATCGATTTCCGGCGTATATCGACCAGATGTGGCTCGATGGCTTCTACATGCTAGACGTCTTCTACGCGCGCTGGACCCACGAGTTTGAGCCCAATAATAGTACTGCGTGGGACGACATCGCCTTGCAGTTTGACCTCGTCGACGCCGGGACGCGCTCAAGCAGCCATACTAATGGCCTGCCTGTCCATGGATTCGATTACAGCAAGAGTCAGGTCTGGGCTGATTCTGAGACTGGAGCTGCACCCCATGTCTGGAGTCGCGGTGTAGGCTGGTACGTCATGGCGCTGACGGACACTCTCGATTACTTTCCTGAAAAGCACCAGGGTCGCGAGCGCCTGCTGAAGTATTTAGAAACCCTGACTGATGCCCTCGTGCCATGTCAAGACAAGGCTACCAAGGGCTGGTGGCTTGTGATGGACCCTGGTTTGGAACACAAGTCCGGCAACTACATTGAGAGTTCAGGGACAGCCATGTTTGTCGCCAGTCTTTTCAAAGCTATTCGCATGGGTTATATCAAGGGTGACAGATTTCTGAAAGCAGCTTTGGATGGTTATACGTTAATGACTACTACCTTCGCACAGCCTCGTCCGCATGATGGCTCTTTAGCCTGGGAGTGGACTGTTCAGACAGGCAGCTTGAGCTCCAATGGAACTTTTGAGGTATGTTTTTCTCCACTACTTTGGTGCCAACTAACATACCGTAGTACTATGCCAGCATGCCTCTATTTGAGAATGATCTTAAAGGAGTGGCCCCCTTCTTGTTTTCAAGCTATGAGTATGAACTATACCGTACCAAGGCTTCCAGTTAGATGTGGATTTCAGCAAAGATTTCAGTTAGGAGATTGAAATGTCGATCTGTGTGTCAATGATGAGCCAGAGAGAAATGGATAAACAAAAAAGTCCGGCTCATGATGACCCGAGCAAAGTGGGCCAAAGGCTCCAAACCCCGGATCGAGCTAATTGATGAGCACCGTATCAATTGGTGGAAAAATATGTAATGTCTACAGTTGATTATAACCGACATTGCTGATTTACTGGTAAAAACACGTCGTGACCCTTTTGTGAACCAATACCAAGACCCAAGTTTGGCTCAGACGTGTTCAACATGAAGTCATTCCTCTTGGCCAATATTATTCTATTCCAGTAGATACCGGGTTCACTAGAAGTCCCAGATTTAAAAGTCCCTTGGGGCAAGGTCTCTTTCTACCGTCAAAACTGGCACCTATCGAGGAATTCACTCAAGCCAGTGTAAGCAAGACTTTTTTTAGGTATTCCGTTTAGTTACTGACATGCGATTCTGGGACCCTCGATTATACGATAAGTCTTGAAAGGGAAACTGTGATGCAAACAAGTCCTCAGTGTGACTGGCGTTAGTATTAGTGACCTGCACTAGCCTACGGGCTCCTGTGATAGGGTTTGAAgggtcaaaagaggcttcagcctcaaggccacaaaggtaaagaacaccaaaaaaaaaaaacacatACAGGCAAAATACTCGTCGCCCTCACCTCAACTTAATACAACCTTTAGGACACTGCGACAAGACACTCCTCTATTCATGATAGTGGCGACTAACAAGGCAGTGGCATTACTGGCGTAGACCTCTGCTACAATCTCACCTTCGTTGTTGAACAGTCCGTCAAGATCGGCCAGCTTATTATTGCAGCTAGCATAAGGAGAACATCTCTTATACTGGCATCATCCTGTACTTAAAACTATAGCTCCTTTCTTCGCATTTAGCTCATCTCTTGTCTTGCATCGAACTCGCTAAACTATATTGGGCAAGTCCTAAACCCCACCGAGACCGTAGATGAGGTATATGAGGTATTTATGAAGCCGAGAGCCTGCGTTAAAGATGGAAACTCTCCCTAATGCGACTTCTCAGAAGCTCATAATTATATGTTTCTTGCCTGTTATAAAAATGCCAACCTCTCGCCAAGCTGTTGCTGACCGTTATGGTAAAATCGCTGATTACGAGAACAATCGATTAGCGACCCACCCAATGGAGCGTGAGCTTACGTTGCGCGCTATTCGACAAGCTCTAAATACCTCCGAGACTGCTGATACTAAGTGTAAACGTATCGCAGATATAGGAGGTGGCCCGGGAAAGATAGCCTTTGCCCTTGCCGACCAGGGCCATCATGTCGATCTCATCGATCTCAGTCCCGACCTAATCCGTCTTGCAGAACTCGAGCAGGAACAGCGCAGTGCAAGCGCGAAGAACCTAGCACTTCTCGCGAGCATCAGTGTCGGTGACGCTTTGCAAGCAGTTCCTTTAACCAACGACTCATATGACGCCGTCCTTCTCCTCGGGCCTCTTTATCATCTCTTGGAGGAGACTGAGCGAAAGAAGGCGGTCGAGAACGCTCTCAGGCTCGCAAAGCCTCAGGGGGGACTCGTTTTTTGCGCGTTCGTCAGTAAAGAAGCTCACCTTAGGGACGTAGCAATGCGCGATCCTGCGAGGCTTGTCAAACAGAAAGACTTTTATGCTGCCTATGTACGTGTTATCAATCAGATCACCTCCCAGTAACACACTTGTGGTTACCTCTGAAGCCATCACTAATACTCGTTCCTCGTGACCAGCTTGCGGACGGCCGTTATGAAAGGTTCAACGAGAACAATGAGGCAGAAGTGCAATCCTTCCATACGGACAGTGGCAGCATACGTGGATTCTTTCAGCATTACTTTACTGACGTAGCAGAGCTCATCAGTCTTCGCTCTACAGAGGGCATTCTTGGTGGTGGACTCGACGCCAAGCTCATTGATGCTGATAGTGAGGTCGTACAGGAGTGGGCGGATTTACTGTTTAAAGAGTACtctgagaaagaagaataccTTGGATGTGCAGATCATTTACTTGCTGTCTTGCGCAAGAAGTAAAGAccttatttatcttaataaatgTATCAAGTTTAATGTATAAAAGGTCTTAAGTATACAAGATGTATTATTTGCCAATCCCGGTGTATACCAATAGGTTTGGAACCCCCTTGACATCTGTGATCTTATCTTTGATCGCCAGCTCCTTTAGTCGAGACCAAATCTGAGCTGGCGTACGCGATCCTTCCAGTGCAAAAAGATAGGCAATAACGCCTGCGACATGCGGAGAAGCCTCTGACGTGCCGCTTGCAACGCGGGTAGCCGAAGCAGACGTGGGCCAAGCCGATGTGATTTCTTCACCTGGAGCAAAGATATCACAAGCTGGCCCCCAATTGGAGTGAGCCCATCGCTGATAGTCTTTGTTGCTGGCCGCGACGGTTATCACGTTAGGTTGGTTCCCGGGACTGCTTTTTGAAGCGTCTTCGTTTGAATTCCCTGCGGCTGCAACGACAGGGATTTCGGCGTCAATCGCCTTCTGTACCGCCTCGTTGAGAATGACCGAGTTGCCTCCTGACAAGCTCATGTTAATCACAGCCTTACCAGCGCGATTCTTGGACACAATGTCGTTGACCGTCCAGCTAAGACCAGCCAGGACACCACTAGACGAACCGCCATCATCGCCCAGAACTTGCACATCCACAACAGTCGCCTTTTTGGCAACTCCGTATGTGACACCGTTGACAATGGCAGCGACAAGCGTACCgtgctgcttcttggtggtAACACCTGACGTGTCTGCACCAAAAACAGCGCGGCCCTGAAATTCCTCGTGCTCGAGGTAAATGCCGCTGTCTAGAACATAGACAAACGTGCCCGCACCGGCTGTCGAATCATAGGTGTACGAGGCCTTTGAAGATGGGGGATTGGCGTTGGAAATTGCTGAGAGACCCCAGGGAGGAGACTGCTGTGTGACTGGTGAGGCGATAGTGAAGGTCTGTTCTGGTTCAACATGCAAGACCTGTTTCCGAATTAATATCACGCATTCATCCGATATGCTCATCTGCTTACACTGGAATTGGCTTTGATGATCTGAATAGTATCCTCATCAAACGAGCCCGAGTACCCTTTAAAACCAGGGAAACTAAACGTCTTGTCAATCCCACTGGACTCGACGCCACGGCGGGCAAGGGCTTGTCCGTGCACATCCGACACCCATCGAGCGTGCAGATCAAGGTCGGCGTTGGCAGTTGGCTTGAGCGCGACGATGAAGTTGCTGGACCCGGGGCCCTTGTTATCCCTGTCTGTTGGAAGAGCAAGGGCGATGGTGGCAAGGCCAAATGATACTACCGTTTTATACAGCATCTTGGCAATTCAGAAGGATTATACAGCACTATGGACACTATGGAGGCAGCTTAACCCTTTTTATATCAGGATTGAACAATTGATTGGCATACATACTACGCTCAGCAAGACAGACTATCACTCCTAGCTGCCATCATAGTCAATATGTCCGCTCTAACCCTGGCGCATATCACCGTTGCAATCACTGCCAAGGGCGGAGTCCACCTTTTGACCTTCTATTTTAACCCTAGTATCCCCGTAGCTGCAGCACGGGCTCGGAGTTTTTTTGCCATTACCCAGTCAACTCGTGCTTTAAATACGACATTGTATCATTCGGACTAGGCGCTTCCCGTCAAACCATGCCATTTGTTTTACGAAATGGGTCTGTTAACAGCTTGTAAATTGACTCGGTCCTATATAAAGGCCATTTGGACCAAAATGTGTCTAAGAACGTTATCGTTTGTCGATAGTAATACAGATAACGTTCGCATTATATGACTGAGTGAAGAATACTTATAGTCTTAGAAAGATAAACTGGGTCGAGTTATATTTTTTAGAGCTGGATAGGATATACTGATATAAACTCTTTCAATTGTGATACTGTCTGGCTTTACATTAATTAGCAATTAAGTACTAGTTACCCTAGATTTTCAGTACtgggaagatgaaggaggctAAATAACAATAAGCTTAGGAGCCCCGCTGAGAGGCCACGCCGGAACTAAGATCTGCCGGGTCAccagataagataagataagataaggcAAGACAAGCCAATTTTCCACCCCGCTCGCCCACGTCACGCATGTCAGGCTCGTCGGCGGTCAGGTTTCAACATGGCCAGCCCAAGGTCATCGCAAGGCCCTTCAATATCCGAGAAAGCACCTATTCCTGAGCCTTATAATCGAAGTTCTCGGGCCGTCTGTAAACAACTGCGTCATATCCACAAAGCATGTGGCCAGTGGCCTTGGGACTTTCTTCCTGGCCGGATACCTGAGTCGCTAGATAAACACACATTGGCACCACTTGTTACCGCTGTTGAATTCGCGTGTGACGATGAACATCATGTCACACTCTCTGAGCTGACTGAATGGCTAATGGCCCAGAAGGGAGATTGGGTTTTGACATCAACGCAGTCATCTAATGCGCTGGAATGGGTTATGTATACCCATGACAAGAGAGCGAACAGGAGGAGATCTACTCATAATGGGCTTGATGGCGGGAGACCGTCTTCTCgaacgaggaagaggcaaCACTCAAACGACGAGGTGATACTTCCGCGACCTCCACGGCCAGACACACAGTCGCGCCAGAAGAAGCGGGGGACCGAAATCAGATCGCCGACTGCTGACAATgtggctgaggttgaggcccAATCTGAAATCAGccctgagcctgagcctgacTTAAAGCCCGAGCCTGAACATGAACCTCAACCTGAGATCGAACTGGACCCTGAcatggagatggatgttgatgacagcaacaccaaccaCGATGCTGAGGAGAAACCAAACACAAATCGCAACAGAACTAATAACCAAACACTTGAAGTGAGTCATCTAGTTACCTTTCCCTAAGAACAACTAACCATATTTCAGGAAGCCATCGCAGCTTCAGCTCGTCGTCTCGAAGAAGCTCGCAATAATCTCCAAGAATATGAGGACCATCTACAAACCGAAAGAGAAGACTTGAAAGTGATAGACGCCCTGCGATCAGAAGCATCAGAGTCTCACGAAGCCGCGATTCAAGAATGGAGAGACGCCGTCCTGCAAGCAGACACAAAACAGAACGAACTCCAACAGTTTCAAAACCTCGCCCAGTCCTTCTCACGCGATACACAAGCTGCCCTGGAGCAGCACAGTCAAAGCCTGCGAGAACTAAGCGACCAAGCAATTGAAGTAGAGAAAGATGCTGAAGACGAACTTCGAGCACGGCGTCGTGAATTCTGTATTCTTGAGGATAAGAAGGATACAAAGGAGGGTATTATCAAGAAGATATCGGCACGGATCAGGCGGTATCAAGATGATATTGACGCAGAGGAGGTGAAACATCAAAGGTTGCTTGCGGAGCATTACCTTGAGCTTTTAAGCAATGAGATCATACAGGGGATTTCTATTGCTGATATATCATATGCGAAGATTCTGGAGATCAAGTTAGAGCGTGATCAGAGAATTTGGTATGAACGGAGACAGATGGATTAGCATGGTAGCGATTTCTTTTTGTATTGcgttattactatatagagGCGATTTCCTTTTGCATTTCATCACTAGGACATGGAGGTAGATAGACTGTCACGTTTAATTCAAGGGATCATTTACCTTAAGTAACTCGATTGTATAGGAATCACGGGTCCTCTATATAGCAGGTATGGCCTCTTGAGCAGTGCATCATCAATGAGAAACCCGAGGGGCCGATTCAATCTTGTATAGACGAAGTGCTTTCGATATCACCTGAGCCTCTCCGGTATCTCCATGATGCTCGGGTTTCACCAAATGCTCATGATTGAACAAAGGAAACGGTAGTTGTTCATCAGCCAGATTTAAGCCGAGCTCGCCTCCGTTACTATCGGTGAAGTTTAGTTAGCCGATATGCTAGCTTGGTAGCAAGGATCTGTCGGGTTAGTGCTTGGGAAGCCCCGTCCGGGTAAGTCGGTAGTCTAGCAGTCAAAAAAGACTGGATTCGAGAAAGAAGCCTGAGGCTGATCACAATCCACGGAAATGGCATGATCGCAGTTAGTGGTAATGAACGTGTGATAGGGTGCCATTGCGTCGGAAGGGGGCGAACCCAGGGCTGAGCTAAACGTGACCCTGTAAGAGAAGGCAGACTGCATGAACTGGCGGCCCGGGTCGCGTGCTCAATTCCAGAATACTTTACATCCTTTCATTTGCGAGTTAACAGTGCTATTTACTATGTTTATCTCTGGCCCCTGATTGCGGCAACGCATGTCAAGGTTAGTTGAGTTATCTAACAGAGAAGGTAGCAAAGACAATATCTTGAATCGCAAATATTATGTAATGATAACATCTAGATTCGACTTGCGTGGCGAACCAAAGCCTTGACCATAAACGTCCAGCCAAGTCTTGAAAATGTCAAACATGATCTTCGCGACTATTGGAGTTTAATTTCTCAAACGGGAAGGTTGTTTATTCCCGTCAGCAAGAGTCAGCTCCAGACTCCATAACTTGTGTCGATCCCCCTAGAATGTGGGGTTGGTGGCGTCAACCCGAGATGTCGCTGTTGCTAGCGTATTGGCAACGAGAAATTTGTGATGGCTGCTCACGGAGGAAAGGAGCCGGCTCCCCTGACTCGGTTTATTACAAACTGAGAAGTTAAAAGACTGAGGATTCTCAAATGTCTGAAGCACGTGAAAAGTGCGATCAACATGTCGCCTTGAGCAATCTTTCTCCAGATCTCGACCCTGTCTCCTGCATGCCATTGCGGTACGGCGTCTGAACCATGCATCCGTTGCTTTTGCTGGTGACATGGGCTTGGTTCATGAGCCAGATTCTTTGCAGTGATCTCTCCAACTTTCTGACTCAGCTTCCCAGCTGCGCGGTACGTGGATTCACCCGACGGGAGGGCTCAGACGCTAACACGTTGATTCCAGGAGAGCTGTGTTCTGGATTTTGTCTCAGCGTCTTCTTGCGGGACGAACGCAGCATGTCTCTGCACTGATCCAAAGCTCAAAGACGACGTGCTACCATGCGTTGAGAGTCATTGTCTGCCCAGAGACGCTCTTGGTAACAAATGAATATTGATGTGTCATTTTTACGTACTAATTTGAGTTTGCAGCCACGATAAATTTGACCTCGGTGGCATGTGACTTCCCCATTCGCGACAAACACGAGCAGTTCAATATCCTCACCATCACATTAATTGTAATTACTGGGGTTACAGTTGGGCTTCGATTTGTTGAAAAGATACGATATGGGCCTGGACTCCAGGTTGACGATTACGTTATCACGGGCGCTTTTGTAAGTAATCTTTGGCCATACTGTCATGCGATTGCACGTACTTATTAGTGTCATAATTAGCTGGTGAACTTAGGTAACTCGATTGTCTGCTTGCATGGTCGTATGTATCATCCCCCAACCTTGAACTATTGATCATAATACTCATAATTATATTAGTCTCTGGAAATGGCCTTGGGCGAGATGCGTGGAGATTTAGCCCTGATACAATCACATCTTACCTATGCGTTGGTATCCCAAAGTCTCGTTCCAAAGTCGCCACTAACTGCCCAAGTTCCTCTACGCCGGTCAAACCCTTTACGCCACAGACGTTTTCGCAACCAAGATCTGCGTTCTTCTCTTTTACCTACGCATATTTCCCGGTGTTGTCATTCGAAGGTCTCTTCTAACCAAAAGTCTCAATGATGAATCGCGCTAACCTTCAAAGGCTGATATGGGGAACAGTTGGAATAGCAGTGCTATGCATGGTTATCTTTGATCTGCTGGCACTCTTTCAATGCCAGCCAATTAGCTTCTATTGGAAGGGATGGGATCAACTGCATAAGGGCCATTGCATAGGGATCAATGGGTTAGCATGGGCCATTGCTGCAGTTGGGATTATCCTAGATCTCTGGATGCTTGCAATCCCAATTTCTCAACTGATTCATCTCCAGATgaaatggaagaggaagcttgCAGTTGCATCAATGTTCGGCGTGGGCACTTTGTAAGCAGAAGTCCATCCAGGCTCTACGAGATATGGCCACTGACTCTTCTCCTAGTGTGACGGTTGTCAGCATCCTCAGGCTGCGCTATCTAGTAGCATTTGGCAATTCCTCCAACCCTACATGTAAGCATTCAGTCATCTCCCAGCTTCAATCACCATGATCTAATCCAAGCCGCAGGGGATAGCTTTGATACATGCTACTGGTCCGTCATTGAACTCAATGTCGGTATCTGGTGCGCATGCATGCCAAACCTTCGAGTATTGATGCTCAAGACATTTCCAAGACTGCAAAGCTCAGTGGATGCCACTCCCAGAAGCCACCAATACAACTCGTCTACAGCGGGACGGCCGATAAGAGTTTCGAGCAACACGCAAGGCCTATCTGATAACACCATGTATAGAGTGAGGTCTGGCCAAGGGCGCAAGGTCGACGGCTCATCAAGCACAGCTGAATTAGTCGAGATGACGAGATTCACCAATGAAACTAGAAGTAGTCTAGCATAGATGTTATCTTATCTAAGTGATGGTTGGTGGCTATATCGTCGTTCACCACGCAGTGATGCCTTTTTGAGTCGGGTCGTCCGAGTGATCCAGGATATCCCAGGTTCAGCGGGAAATCCGGGGCACACAAAGGTTAGTTGTACTAATTGGATATAGCATACCAGCAATAAGACCAATTCCCCCGGAAAAGGCGCGCTAATGCTGCCCCCCGCCTTGTACTTCTGGGGAAATGACCGTGCCGTCTATCCGTAGTACCTACTACCCCGCAAAATCACAAGATCTGCTTCAGCTTTGTCTGTGAAGTTCCTGGAGTTCAGTGCAAGATGTCTTCCGCCGGAAGCTCGGACATTCCGGTTGGATAGAACGAAACAAGTCACGCAATGGACATACTGCCCAAGTTGTATATAGACTGAACAACCGCCTTGAATGCAAAATTGAATGCAGGCTACTTACCCCT
This region includes:
- a CDS encoding related to alkaline protease (oryzin), which produces MLYKTVVSFGLATIALALPTDRDNKGPGSSNFIVALKPTANADLDLHARWVSDVHGQALARRGVESSGIDKTFSFPGFKGYSGSFDEDTIQIIKANSSVLHVEPEQTFTIASPVTQQSPPWGLSAISNANPPSSKASYTYDSTAGAGTFVYVLDSGIYLEHEEFQGRAVFGADTSGVTTKKQHGTLVAAIVNGVTYGVAKKATVVDVQVLGDDGGSSSGVLAGLSWTVNDIVSKNRAGKAVINMSLSGGNSVILNEAVQKAIDAEIPVVAAAGNSNEDASKSSPGNQPNVITVAASNKDYQRWAHSNWGPACDIFAPGEEITSAWPTSASATRVASGTSEASPHVAGVIAYLFALEGSRTPAQIWSRLKELAIKDKITDVKGVPNLLVYTGIGK
- a CDS encoding related to cell wall glycosyl hydrolase YteR — protein: MRFSLLALSSLASTAFAAGTNLPQGWFTFQPGQKLKHTEFQGRPRYLTWMADSQMQHGVEPTLAYTVSAYYSGILRAYERTRDKKYFDYVKRGADILLYPEHDGTVLMYNNSNSIDDIRIGHTFLDMYNSTGDEIYKKAATHMRKQIDRTGRTPDGGFYHRFPAYIDQMWLDGFYMLDVFYARWTHEFEPNNSTAWDDIALQFDLVDAGTRSSSHTNGLPVHGFDYSKSQVWADSETGAAPHVWSRGVGWYVMALTDTLDYFPEKHQGRERLLKYLETLTDALVPCQDKATKGWWLVMDPGLEHKSGNYIESSGTAMFVASLFKAIRMGYIKGDRFLKAALDGYTLMTTTFAQPRPHDGSLAWEWTVQTGSLSSNGTFEYYASMPLFENDLKGVAPFLFSSYEYELYRTKASS
- a CDS encoding related to integral membrane protein PTH11; translated protein: MHPLLLLVTWAWFMSQILCSDLSNFLTQLPSCAESCVLDFVSASSCGTNAACLCTDPKLKDDVLPCVESHCLPRDALATINLTSVACDFPIRDKHEQFNILTITLIVITGVTVGLRFVEKIRYGPGLQVDDYVITGAFLVNLGNSIVCLHGLSGNGLGRDAWRFSPDTITSYLCVGIPKSRSKVATNCPSSSTPVKPFTPQTFSQPRSAFFSFTYAYFPPISFYWKGWDQLHKGHCIGINGLAWAIAAVGIILDLWMLAIPISQLIHLQMKWKRKLAVASMFGVGTFVTVVSILRLRYLVAFGNSSNPTWDSFDTCYWSVIELNVGIWCACMPNLRVLMLKTFPRLQSSVDATPRSHQYNSSTAGRPIRVSSNTQGLSDNTMYRVRSGQGRKVDGSSSTAELVEMTRFTNETRSSLA